Proteins encoded together in one Pseudomonadota bacterium window:
- a CDS encoding penicillin-binding protein activator, producing MKTGIWPKKVQLAIAATLLLVLTGCESLIPKGADTSTGPAPEVEAPDTGPETPIGDVVAGDEQRHKVALLLPLSGSNAPIGQSIANATMQALLDTGAENIRITRYDTANGAAAAARQAISDGNRLILGPLLGKNVAAAAGVATPANVPIISYSNDSSVANDMVFIMGFVPDQSIDRVVRYARSQGLNRFAGLVPGGVYGQRASASMLRAVRNAGGSVVRLETYSRSSASLESAVNRLAEVGDYDALLVADNGQTAIRAVPMVRENGSANARILGTELWNTDNTLSGAPSMRGAWFASVSDELYRQYAGKYRQRFGNDPFRLSSLGYDSVLLTFRIAREWPIGSAFPVDRLRSEEGFVGLDGAFRFDRSGIAERALEVQEIRQSGNAIISSAPRSFED from the coding sequence GTGAAGACCGGGATTTGGCCGAAAAAAGTTCAGCTGGCGATCGCCGCGACATTGTTGCTGGTGCTGACAGGCTGCGAGTCGCTGATACCGAAAGGGGCCGATACATCGACCGGTCCTGCTCCCGAGGTCGAGGCCCCGGACACCGGCCCGGAAACGCCTATTGGCGATGTCGTCGCCGGCGATGAACAGCGCCACAAGGTCGCGCTGCTTCTGCCATTGTCGGGCAGCAACGCCCCGATTGGCCAATCCATAGCCAATGCCACGATGCAGGCATTGCTCGATACCGGTGCGGAAAATATCCGCATCACCCGCTATGATACAGCCAATGGCGCCGCAGCCGCAGCACGCCAGGCGATCAGCGATGGCAACCGGCTGATCCTTGGTCCCTTGCTCGGCAAGAATGTCGCCGCTGCTGCCGGTGTCGCGACCCCCGCCAATGTCCCGATTATCAGCTACTCCAACGATAGTAGCGTCGCCAATGACATGGTGTTTATCATGGGCTTCGTCCCCGACCAGTCAATCGACCGTGTGGTGCGCTATGCCCGTTCGCAGGGATTGAACCGCTTTGCCGGGCTGGTCCCCGGCGGTGTCTATGGCCAGCGAGCCTCGGCATCGATGCTGCGCGCGGTGCGCAATGCCGGCGGCAGCGTGGTCAGGCTGGAAACCTATAGCCGCAGCAGTGCCTCGCTCGAAAGCGCGGTCAACCGGCTCGCCGAAGTCGGCGACTATGACGCGCTGCTGGTCGCGGATAATGGCCAGACGGCTATCCGCGCCGTGCCCATGGTGCGCGAGAACGGTTCGGCAAATGCCCGTATTCTCGGTACCGAATTGTGGAACACCGACAATACGCTGAGCGGCGCACCCTCAATGCGCGGCGCCTGGTTCGCGAGTGTCAGCGATGAGCTTTACCGGCAATATGCCGGGAAATACCGCCAGCGCTTCGGCAATGATCCCTTCCGTCTCTCGAGCCTCGGTTATGACAGCGTGCTGCTGACTTTCCGCATCGCGCGTGAATGGCCTATAGGCAGCGCCTTCCCGGTCGATCGGCTGCGCAGTGAGGAGGGCTTTGTCGGCCTTGATGGTGCTTTCCGCTTCGATCGTTCCGGCATCGCCGAACGCGCGCTGGAAGTGCAGGAAATTCGCCAGAGCGGCAATGCGATTATTTCCTCGGCCCCGCGCTCCTTCGAGGATTGA
- the fsa gene encoding fructose-6-phosphate aldolase, protein MKFFVDTAEIAEIADLAETGLLDGVTTNPSLIHKSGRDFLPVVKEICGLVDGPVSAEVVALDHETMMREADVLRQLADNVAIKVPLTIDGLKTCKKLADDGCMVNVTLCFSANQALLAAKAGATFISPFVGRHDDNGLDGMQLIEDIRLVYDNYAFETEILVASIRNPIHVLESAKIGADVATMPPNVIRGLFKHVLTDKGIDGFLADWEKTGQSIL, encoded by the coding sequence ATGAAATTCTTTGTCGATACCGCAGAAATTGCAGAAATCGCCGATCTGGCCGAAACCGGCCTGCTTGACGGCGTCACCACCAACCCGTCGCTGATCCACAAGTCGGGGCGCGATTTTCTGCCGGTGGTGAAGGAGATCTGCGGCCTGGTCGATGGCCCGGTTTCGGCTGAAGTCGTGGCGCTCGACCATGAGACGATGATGCGCGAAGCCGATGTGCTGCGCCAGCTTGCCGACAATGTTGCTATCAAGGTACCGCTGACCATCGATGGTCTGAAAACCTGCAAGAAACTCGCCGATGATGGCTGCATGGTCAATGTGACCCTGTGCTTCTCCGCCAATCAGGCACTGCTTGCGGCCAAGGCCGGAGCGACCTTTATCTCGCCTTTCGTCGGGCGGCATGACGATAATGGCCTCGACGGCATGCAGCTAATCGAGGATATCCGTCTGGTCTATGACAATTACGCCTTTGAGACCGAGATTCTCGTCGCCTCTATCCGCAATCCGATCCATGTTCTCGAATCAGCGAAAATCGGTGCCGATGTCGCGACCATGCCACCCAATGTCATTCGCGGCCTTTTCAAGCATGTGCTGACCGACAAGGGCATAGACGGCTTCCTCGCCGACTGGGAAAAGACCGGTCAGTCGATTCTGTAA
- a CDS encoding trypsin-like peptidase domain-containing protein: MNSIRRFAALCAVLLLTMLPVQMAHADPEDIQASARSVVRVALIAMQGEEVFFLGHGSGFAVTPDTIITNAHVVQPSTNDRSIIVGVVPSEGSEIYRSRIVAYSPQQDLALIRIEQGSLEPISIFGQQVGDGSDIVAIGYPGAVDRALGLTDGDKVEPGTPIKTTGTISGGRSNREFATFTHTAAVARGNSGGPIVDECGRVVGVNSFISVSDGSDAEFGFAISNQELLSFLRNSGISPRIATTPCRSSAQISQAETRRALAEIAQQGDEAMARAREEQRRQAALERSVDQEIRSERENYMAAALLLVVLAGFSGTAALTFAGRPDAGKTRIAGGVAAIMGVGAVALFLLRPSYDEFTDRLAIAIEQRTQPEDDQPQQIMAQSYVGDNICTIQSERSRITISQANDIGFSWSDSGCVNGRTQYGRDGDEWVRILVPNEEQTVSVYRFNPDSGELALSRYLLGLEAMQQARNIRSRFGGEQCSNDKAMRDALEGMQDALLAIIPQRPNERLVYQCASRVGNQPDRIEAVAN, encoded by the coding sequence ATGAACAGCATCAGACGATTTGCCGCGCTTTGTGCCGTGCTGCTCCTCACCATGCTGCCGGTGCAGATGGCGCATGCCGATCCGGAGGATATCCAGGCCAGCGCCCGCTCGGTAGTGCGCGTGGCACTGATCGCCATGCAGGGCGAAGAAGTATTCTTCCTCGGCCATGGCAGCGGTTTTGCGGTGACACCAGACACGATCATTACCAATGCCCATGTTGTGCAGCCCAGTACCAATGATCGTTCGATCATTGTCGGTGTAGTGCCATCAGAAGGCAGCGAGATTTATCGCAGCCGGATTGTTGCCTATTCCCCGCAACAGGATCTGGCACTGATCCGTATCGAGCAGGGCAGCCTCGAACCGATATCGATTTTCGGACAGCAGGTCGGCGATGGCAGCGATATTGTCGCCATAGGCTATCCCGGCGCGGTCGATCGTGCGCTCGGCCTGACCGATGGCGACAAGGTGGAACCGGGGACACCGATCAAGACCACTGGTACCATTTCAGGCGGTCGTTCGAACCGTGAATTTGCAACTTTCACCCACACTGCAGCAGTCGCCCGCGGCAATAGTGGTGGCCCGATCGTTGATGAATGCGGCCGTGTTGTTGGGGTAAACAGCTTCATCTCGGTCTCCGATGGCAGCGATGCTGAATTCGGCTTCGCCATTTCCAACCAGGAGTTGCTAAGCTTTCTTCGAAATTCGGGCATTAGCCCACGCATCGCGACAACACCCTGCCGCTCTTCGGCACAGATCAGCCAGGCCGAAACCCGTCGTGCCCTGGCGGAGATTGCACAGCAGGGTGACGAAGCCATGGCGCGCGCGCGCGAGGAACAGCGCCGTCAGGCCGCGCTTGAGCGCAGCGTCGATCAGGAAATTCGCAGCGAGCGCGAAAACTATATGGCGGCGGCACTGCTGCTGGTGGTGCTGGCCGGATTTTCCGGCACTGCGGCACTGACATTTGCTGGCCGGCCCGATGCCGGAAAAACGCGCATAGCCGGTGGTGTCGCGGCGATAATGGGTGTTGGGGCTGTTGCCCTGTTCCTGCTGCGCCCCTCCTATGACGAATTCACCGACAGACTGGCGATAGCCATAGAGCAGAGAACACAGCCAGAAGATGACCAGCCACAGCAGATCATGGCGCAAAGCTATGTCGGTGACAATATCTGTACCATCCAGAGCGAACGCAGCCGCATCACCATCAGTCAGGCGAACGATATCGGCTTTTCCTGGTCGGATAGCGGCTGCGTCAACGGCCGTACACAATATGGCCGGGACGGCGATGAATGGGTGCGCATATTGGTGCCAAATGAAGAACAGACCGTCTCTGTCTATCGCTTCAACCCGGATAGCGGCGAACTGGCGCTGTCACGCTATCTGCTGGGCCTCGAAGCAATGCAGCAGGCGCGCAACATAAGATCGCGCTTTGGCGGCGAGCAGTGCAGCAATGACAAAGCAATGCGCGACGCGCTGGAAGGCATGCAGGACGCGCTACTGGCGATTATCCCGCAAAGGCCGAATGAGCGGCTGGTCTATCAATGCGCTTCCCGCGTCGGCAATCAGCCGGATCGCATCGAGGCTGTTGCAAATTAG
- a CDS encoding DUF4760 domain-containing protein, producing the protein MKEFFGKVIAASPFIEVILIFAAVVVAFFTYTHTKKVARKRATMDFILDTFLDEVGSDKYNRFKAILRRYDSDPDLDIKDLAEPSDNPETEEDRNAVFFQLNNYELVALGIHKNLFDEQFYKRWFHRQLTRDYRMTKELIEKIQNDSGPSKKLVYKEYSKLSKNWINNRLPGTNVPWYKKIWWSIWYNDEDMLVLLSQSKNSDDIS; encoded by the coding sequence ATGAAGGAATTTTTCGGCAAAGTTATTGCGGCTTCGCCATTCATTGAGGTGATATTAATCTTTGCAGCAGTCGTTGTTGCGTTTTTCACATATACGCATACAAAAAAAGTTGCCCGCAAGCGCGCCACTATGGATTTCATTTTGGATACGTTTTTGGATGAAGTAGGGTCCGACAAATATAATCGGTTTAAAGCCATTCTGAGAAGATATGACTCTGATCCCGATCTTGACATTAAAGATTTAGCGGAGCCGAGCGACAATCCTGAAACTGAGGAAGACAGGAACGCAGTATTTTTTCAACTTAACAATTATGAATTAGTGGCATTGGGAATCCATAAAAACCTGTTTGACGAACAGTTTTATAAGAGGTGGTTTCACCGTCAATTAACGCGCGACTATCGTATGACAAAGGAGTTAATTGAGAAAATTCAAAATGACTCTGGACCGAGCAAGAAGTTGGTTTATAAAGAATATTCGAAGTTATCCAAAAATTGGATAAATAATAGATTACCCGGAACTAATGTCCCTTGGTATAAAAAGATATGGTGGTCTATTTGGTACAATGATGAAGATATGCTCGTGCTTTTAAGTCAGAGTAAGAATTCAGATGATATTAGCTGA
- the ada gene encoding bifunctional DNA-binding transcriptional regulator/O6-methylguanine-DNA methyltransferase Ada translates to MTYAPSDKTISDNDAWAAVLRRDRAYDGRFVTGVLSTGIYCRPSCAARHPLRENVRFFATGEEAEAAGLRACKRCRPNDVSRDEAAVKTVIDAIRQSESVPTLKALSVMTGYSPTHLQKLFKRETGLSPAGYARALRAERAQEALGDATKVSDAIYDAGYSGPSRFYAEQDKRLGMTASAWKNGGAGVTIHWTIVDSYLGPMLVAATEKGVCRLSFNEGEEELRQRFPNAELDRGGVDFAALVRNVVAAVERPAERQNIPLDVQGTAFQEAVWRELQRIPPGETRSYAELAAAVGKPKAYRAAGSANGANNVAVLIPCHRVIASDGSLGGYAYGLEIKQKLLEAEAKSGG, encoded by the coding sequence ATGACATATGCGCCATCCGACAAAACCATATCCGATAATGACGCATGGGCTGCGGTGCTGCGGCGTGACAGAGCTTATGACGGGCGCTTCGTTACCGGTGTATTGAGCACCGGGATATATTGCCGCCCATCCTGTGCCGCGCGTCACCCATTGCGTGAGAATGTACGCTTCTTTGCTACGGGGGAAGAGGCGGAGGCAGCCGGACTGCGTGCCTGTAAACGCTGCCGTCCCAATGATGTCTCGCGCGACGAAGCGGCGGTGAAAACGGTTATCGACGCTATCCGTCAAAGCGAGTCGGTGCCGACGCTGAAGGCATTATCTGTGATGACCGGCTATTCCCCGACGCATCTGCAAAAGCTGTTCAAGCGCGAGACTGGCCTGTCGCCGGCAGGCTATGCCCGGGCGTTGCGCGCCGAGCGCGCACAAGAGGCTCTGGGCGATGCAACAAAGGTCAGCGATGCCATTTATGATGCGGGCTATTCGGGACCATCACGATTTTATGCAGAACAGGACAAGAGGCTGGGTATGACCGCAAGTGCATGGAAAAATGGCGGAGCCGGGGTGACTATCCACTGGACCATAGTCGACAGCTATCTGGGGCCGATGCTGGTCGCGGCAACCGAAAAGGGTGTATGCCGCCTGTCGTTCAATGAAGGTGAGGAAGAATTGAGGCAACGCTTCCCCAATGCCGAACTTGATCGTGGCGGCGTGGATTTTGCGGCACTGGTGCGCAATGTCGTAGCGGCCGTTGAACGTCCGGCGGAGCGCCAGAATATTCCGCTCGATGTTCAGGGCACCGCCTTTCAGGAAGCGGTGTGGCGCGAATTGCAGCGTATTCCGCCAGGCGAAACTCGCAGCTATGCCGAGCTCGCTGCAGCTGTCGGCAAGCCCAAAGCCTATCGCGCCGCCGGTTCTGCCAATGGCGCCAATAATGTTGCGGTGCTGATTCCGTGCCACCGGGTAATTGCCAGTGATGGTTCACTAGGCGGTTATGCCTATGGACTGGAAATCAAGCAAAAGCTGCTCGAGGCTGAAGCGAAATCCGGCGGCTAA
- a CDS encoding primosomal protein N' gives MASTAPSSRKTGATTASKQRVRVVLLTTVIGPLDYAMPPGMELTPGDIVTVPLGPRQLTGIVWEADKTQNDDVSEKKLRPVIAKADLPPLSQPMRRLAEWASDYYLAPLASVLRMAIPGSAALKEARDITEYSLSDKRPDRMTDARKQAYDRLAARQGTVRELAAAAEVSEGVIRGLINSGFAETHLVPTDAPFDPPDPDAGQVALSESQRDVATQLVEAVQQRQFAPILLDGVTGSGKTEVYFEAVAEAIRLGKQCLVLLPEIALTQPFLQRFAERFGTRPVAWHSGLRQSERRRAWQAIARGDAHVIVGARSSLFLPYDNLGLIIVDEAHETSFKQEDGVRYNARDVAVMRAHMESFAVILASATPAIESHHMAEIGQYQRLSLPSRFGGATMPDIVPVDLTETSPERGHWLAPPLVQALEETLERGEQSLLFLNRRGYAPLTLCRNCGHRIECPNCSAWMVEHRLTHRLACHHCGHVMPMLDSCPECGAEDSLVACGPGVERIADEVKLRLPEARSIVVTSDTIWSPAKAEAFVQQVANNAVDIIIGTQLVTKGYHFPNLTLVGVVDADIGLEGGDLRAAERSFQQISQVAGRAGRAEKPGRVLVQTRNPEAPVIAALIAGDRDAFYAAELAAREAAMMPPFGRLGALIISSEDQSEANEAARMIGHAAPDFNGFTVYGPAPAPLSMLRGRYRFRLLVHARRTVPMQQAIRDWLAPITLPRGVRVALDVDPYSFV, from the coding sequence ATGGCATCCACCGCTCCTTCCAGCCGAAAAACGGGCGCAACAACCGCTTCGAAACAGCGTGTGCGCGTGGTTCTGCTGACCACGGTCATCGGCCCGCTCGATTACGCCATGCCACCGGGCATGGAACTGACACCGGGCGATATCGTTACCGTGCCGCTAGGGCCACGCCAACTCACCGGCATTGTCTGGGAAGCAGACAAGACCCAAAATGATGATGTCTCCGAAAAGAAGCTGCGCCCGGTAATCGCAAAGGCCGATTTGCCGCCGCTTTCGCAACCCATGCGTCGGCTGGCCGAATGGGCCAGCGACTATTATCTCGCACCACTTGCGAGCGTATTGCGCATGGCGATACCGGGATCGGCGGCGTTGAAAGAAGCACGCGACATCACCGAATACAGCCTGAGCGACAAACGCCCCGACCGGATGACCGATGCGCGCAAACAGGCTTATGATCGGCTCGCAGCAAGGCAGGGCACGGTACGCGAACTGGCGGCCGCGGCCGAGGTATCGGAAGGTGTCATTCGCGGCCTGATCAATAGCGGTTTTGCCGAAACCCATCTGGTACCAACCGATGCCCCTTTCGATCCTCCCGATCCCGATGCAGGCCAGGTCGCCCTCTCCGAGTCGCAGCGTGATGTCGCAACGCAACTGGTCGAGGCAGTGCAGCAACGCCAATTCGCCCCGATATTGCTCGATGGCGTTACCGGTTCGGGCAAGACCGAAGTCTATTTCGAGGCAGTGGCCGAAGCGATCCGCCTCGGCAAACAATGCCTGGTGCTGCTGCCCGAAATTGCGCTCACCCAGCCCTTTCTTCAGCGCTTTGCGGAGCGCTTCGGCACCCGCCCCGTAGCCTGGCATTCGGGGCTGCGCCAGTCCGAACGCCGCCGTGCCTGGCAGGCCATAGCCCGTGGCGATGCGCATGTTATTGTTGGCGCGCGGTCTTCCCTGTTCCTGCCCTATGACAATCTCGGTCTGATTATCGTCGATGAGGCGCATGAGACCAGCTTCAAGCAGGAAGACGGGGTGCGCTACAATGCCCGCGATGTCGCGGTGATGCGCGCGCATATGGAGAGCTTTGCGGTGATCCTTGCCAGCGCCACACCAGCGATAGAGAGCCATCATATGGCCGAGATCGGGCAATATCAGCGGCTGTCGCTGCCCTCGCGTTTTGGCGGTGCGACCATGCCCGACATAGTGCCGGTGGACCTGACCGAAACCTCGCCCGAGCGCGGCCATTGGCTCGCACCGCCACTGGTACAGGCACTGGAGGAAACGCTGGAACGCGGCGAACAGTCGCTGCTGTTTCTCAACCGACGTGGTTATGCGCCGCTGACATTGTGTCGCAATTGCGGGCATCGCATCGAATGTCCCAATTGCAGCGCATGGATGGTCGAGCACAGGCTCACCCATCGCCTTGCCTGTCATCATTGCGGTCATGTCATGCCGATGCTTGATAGCTGCCCCGAATGCGGCGCAGAGGACAGCCTTGTCGCCTGTGGCCCGGGTGTCGAGCGTATTGCCGATGAGGTGAAACTGCGACTACCCGAAGCGCGCAGCATCGTGGTGACATCGGATACCATCTGGTCTCCTGCCAAGGCCGAGGCATTTGTCCAGCAGGTCGCCAATAATGCAGTAGACATCATCATCGGCACACAATTGGTGACCAAGGGCTATCACTTCCCCAATCTGACGCTGGTGGGTGTGGTCGATGCCGATATCGGGCTCGAGGGCGGTGATCTGCGCGCCGCCGAACGCAGCTTCCAGCAGATATCACAGGTAGCAGGCCGTGCCGGGCGGGCTGAAAAGCCGGGCCGGGTGCTGGTGCAGACACGCAACCCCGAAGCGCCGGTGATCGCGGCGCTGATCGCCGGCGACCGCGATGCCTTTTATGCTGCCGAACTGGCAGCGCGCGAAGCGGCGATGATGCCGCCCTTTGGTCGTCTGGGAGCGCTGATTATTTCCTCCGAGGATCAGTCCGAAGCCAATGAGGCGGCGCGGATGATCGGTCACGCCGCACCTGATTTTAATGGTTTTACTGTCTATGGCCCCGCCCCCGCTCCGCTGTCGATGCTGCGCGGGCGCTATCGCTTTCGGCTGTTGGTACATGCCCGCCGCACCGTGCCTATGCAGCAGGCAATACGCGACTGGCTGGCCCCGATCACCTTGCCACGCGGGGTACGGGTGGCACTCGATGTCGATCCCTATAGCTTTGTTTGA
- the rsmI gene encoding 16S rRNA (cytidine(1402)-2'-O)-methyltransferase → MTSTVEPGLYIVATPIGNLGDITLRATEILRGVACIACEDSRVTAKLLRHIGADAPMLRYHDHSTAKDREQLVTRAQREAVALVSDAGTPMISDPGYKLVRDARAAGVNITTLPGASAAIAALTLAGLPTDRFLFGGFLPPKAQARLRALEELGTVRATLVFYESGPRLVAALEAIHALWPLRELSVVREISKRFEEARNGRAAELATHYRDHAAKGEIVLVIAPPVAEQAGIDDTEVTNALVDALAAMPVSKAASSIARRFGVDRKALYQKALDIKAGG, encoded by the coding sequence ATGACCAGCACAGTTGAACCCGGCCTGTATATCGTTGCTACGCCAATCGGCAACCTTGGCGATATAACTTTACGTGCCACAGAGATATTGCGCGGAGTCGCCTGCATTGCCTGTGAAGACAGTCGGGTTACCGCCAAATTGCTGCGGCACATCGGTGCCGATGCGCCGATGCTGCGCTATCATGACCATAGCACAGCAAAGGATCGCGAACAGCTTGTAACCCGGGCGCAGCGCGAGGCGGTGGCGCTGGTCAGCGATGCTGGTACGCCGATGATATCCGATCCCGGCTACAAACTGGTGCGTGATGCGCGAGCGGCAGGGGTAAACATTACCACATTGCCCGGTGCCAGCGCCGCGATCGCCGCGCTGACATTGGCGGGATTGCCGACCGATCGTTTTCTGTTCGGCGGCTTCCTGCCGCCCAAGGCGCAGGCGAGACTGCGCGCGCTCGAAGAATTGGGTACGGTGCGGGCGACGCTGGTCTTCTATGAGAGCGGTCCACGTCTTGTCGCTGCCCTTGAGGCGATTCATGCGCTATGGCCTTTGCGTGAACTGTCTGTGGTACGTGAGATCTCCAAGCGCTTCGAGGAGGCGCGCAATGGTCGTGCTGCGGAATTGGCGACGCATTATCGCGATCATGCTGCCAAGGGAGAAATTGTTCTGGTAATTGCACCGCCCGTCGCCGAACAGGCTGGCATTGACGATACCGAGGTGACCAATGCCTTGGTGGATGCACTGGCGGCCATGCCGGTGAGCAAAGCGGCAAGCAGTATTGCCAGGCGCTTCGGTGTCGACCGTAAGGCGCTTTACCAGAAAGCCCTGGATATCAAGGCCGGTGGCTAG
- the gshB gene encoding glutathione synthase: MSLSVAVQMDPMESVNIAGDSSFALMLAAQKRGHSLYHYDVTTLTWEAGPNDAERLICKAHPVTVQPVQSDHHRFGDPVTLDLARDVDVILMRQDPPFDLGYITATHLLERLGGQTLVVNDPISVRNAPEKVFVLDYARYMPPTMITRSLDDVRDFQKRHGALVIKPLHGNGGKAIFKIPENGENLSALMEVFNQTWPEPHMVQPFLPEVARGDKRIVLVDGEVVGAINRKPGEGEFRSNLAQGGYAEATELTAREQEICDAMGPELKRRGLTFVGIDVIGGEWLTEINVTSPTGIVAIDAFNNSDVAGKIWDAIEGRLNNQ; encoded by the coding sequence ATGAGCCTCTCGGTTGCCGTCCAGATGGACCCTATGGAAAGCGTCAATATTGCCGGTGATTCCAGCTTTGCGCTGATGCTCGCGGCTCAGAAGCGCGGACACAGCCTCTACCATTATGATGTGACGACGCTGACTTGGGAGGCCGGGCCGAATGATGCAGAGCGGCTGATCTGCAAGGCGCATCCGGTGACAGTCCAGCCGGTTCAGAGCGACCATCATCGCTTTGGTGATCCAGTGACGCTCGATCTGGCTCGCGACGTGGATGTCATATTGATGCGGCAGGATCCACCCTTTGATCTGGGCTATATCACCGCGACGCATCTGCTCGAGCGGCTCGGAGGGCAGACTTTGGTGGTCAATGACCCGATATCGGTGCGTAACGCGCCGGAAAAGGTCTTTGTCCTCGATTATGCGCGCTATATGCCACCAACGATGATCACCCGTTCGCTCGATGATGTGCGCGATTTCCAGAAGCGCCATGGTGCGCTGGTCATCAAGCCGCTGCACGGCAATGGCGGCAAGGCGATCTTCAAAATCCCCGAAAATGGCGAAAATCTCTCAGCGCTGATGGAAGTGTTCAACCAGACCTGGCCTGAGCCGCATATGGTGCAACCGTTCCTTCCCGAAGTGGCCAGGGGCGACAAACGCATTGTGCTCGTCGATGGCGAGGTGGTCGGCGCGATCAACCGCAAGCCGGGCGAGGGTGAATTCCGCTCCAACCTCGCCCAGGGCGGCTATGCCGAGGCGACCGAACTGACAGCGCGCGAACAGGAAATCTGCGATGCCATGGGCCCGGAACTGAAGAGACGCGGCCTGACCTTTGTCGGTATCGATGTGATTGGCGGCGAATGGCTGACCGAGATCAATGTCACTTCACCGACCGGGATTGTTGCCATCGATGCCTTCAACAACAGCGATGTTGCCGGGAAGATCTGGGATGCGATTGAGGGGCGGCTGAATAATCAGTAG
- a CDS encoding YraN family protein, with protein sequence MARAGRSRAEAEKQGRRAETMAAWYLRLKGWRILATRLKTPRGEIDLIARRGRTVAFVEVKHRKTAVDLDLALDKRRLQRVVAAAESVAHIYASDSDSISIDAILVAPGHWPRHLANIWHDQMG encoded by the coding sequence GTGGCTAGGGCAGGGCGATCGCGTGCCGAGGCGGAGAAACAGGGTCGCCGCGCGGAAACCATGGCAGCCTGGTATTTGCGATTGAAAGGCTGGCGGATATTGGCCACCCGTCTGAAAACGCCACGTGGAGAGATTGATCTGATTGCCCGGCGTGGCAGGACGGTAGCTTTTGTAGAGGTTAAACACCGCAAGACCGCTGTCGATCTCGATCTAGCGCTCGATAAACGCCGCCTGCAACGCGTCGTCGCTGCGGCGGAAAGCGTGGCGCATATCTATGCTTCTGACAGCGATAGTATTTCCATAGACGCCATATTGGTTGCGCCCGGGCACTGGCCGCGCCATTTAGCCAATATCTGGCATGACCAGATGGGATGA